A single region of the Solwaraspora sp. WMMD406 genome encodes:
- a CDS encoding YwqJ-related putative deaminase, whose protein sequence is MTEARMLPLAAGALLIGGTVHTHTSVRGDQRPRLHPLVARFLDDLPNGQRERFTGWCAEPVLLSDRLYAAESDGGAAALTPTAARAALWGARVRLTRIREPGDPVHGTALVPCRSCAALLEWFGVEVLE, encoded by the coding sequence GTGACCGAGGCCAGGATGCTGCCGCTGGCGGCGGGCGCGTTGCTGATCGGGGGGACGGTCCACACCCACACCTCCGTCCGTGGCGATCAGCGGCCCCGGTTGCATCCCCTGGTGGCACGGTTCCTGGACGACCTGCCGAACGGGCAGCGGGAGCGGTTCACCGGATGGTGCGCCGAACCGGTGCTGCTGTCCGATCGGCTGTACGCGGCCGAGTCCGACGGGGGCGCGGCCGCACTCACTCCCACCGCCGCCCGCGCGGCACTGTGGGGAGCACGAGTGCGCCTCACCCGGATCCGGGAGCCCGGCGACCCGGTCCACGGCACCGCGCTGGTGCCGTGCCGGTCCTGTGCCGCTCTGCTGGAGTGGTTCGGAGTCGAGGTGCTGGAATGA
- a CDS encoding S8 family peptidase, with the protein MRRTLSVLLAGAVAASLVGAVGRPAAAELTGAIHGLGAADAIDDSYLVVYKPSASRKVDLARSASLAISHTFRSTVRGFAARMDERQARQLAAHPDVAFVEQNRRFRGVDSGRSRPSGPRPQRLTPAVGGVAGPNRPGLPVPPLGLGVTTYVLDTGILTTHSALGGPTPIWGTNTIGGANTDCDGHGTHVAGIVGGDFSERRSASRTQLVAVKVLDCAGFGTTASVVAGVDWVTAHRSGPAIANMSLGGPASPAIDQAVQNSIASGITYVVAAGNDAIDACAQSPARVPAAITVGATHGNGQRAFFSNYGSCLDIFSQGVSVRSAWHTSTTATMALSGTSMAAPHIAALAAMYLSSNRTATPAQVRAGVMAGAATGQVVDPGPGSPNVMRTAWLAPFPSPPEQPSISCESFASSIRCSATVSRTVTISGWFVSGLPAESTNPLYFGCVVGQSYPIHLVAGNAGGARNSQTVNVTCSSGPPV; encoded by the coding sequence ATGAGACGTACGTTGAGTGTCCTCCTCGCGGGAGCCGTCGCGGCCAGTCTGGTGGGCGCGGTCGGGCGACCCGCGGCGGCCGAGCTGACCGGTGCCATCCACGGACTCGGCGCGGCGGACGCGATCGACGACAGTTACCTGGTCGTCTACAAGCCGTCAGCTTCGCGAAAGGTCGACCTGGCCCGTTCGGCGTCTCTCGCCATCTCCCACACCTTCCGATCCACCGTACGCGGATTCGCCGCCAGGATGGACGAGCGGCAGGCGCGCCAGCTCGCGGCGCACCCGGACGTGGCGTTCGTGGAACAGAACCGACGCTTCCGTGGCGTCGATTCAGGGCGTTCCCGTCCTTCGGGCCCCCGCCCGCAGCGGCTGACGCCGGCTGTGGGAGGGGTGGCCGGCCCCAACCGACCCGGTCTTCCGGTGCCGCCGTTGGGTCTGGGGGTGACCACCTACGTCCTCGACACCGGCATCCTGACCACCCATTCCGCACTGGGCGGTCCCACGCCGATCTGGGGCACCAACACCATCGGCGGCGCGAACACCGACTGTGACGGCCACGGGACACACGTCGCGGGCATCGTCGGCGGCGACTTCAGCGAGCGGCGGAGTGCCTCCCGGACTCAACTGGTGGCGGTGAAGGTCCTGGACTGTGCCGGTTTCGGCACCACGGCCAGCGTCGTGGCCGGTGTCGACTGGGTGACCGCCCATCGCAGCGGCCCGGCGATCGCCAACATGAGCCTGGGCGGCCCTGCCAGCCCCGCCATCGACCAGGCGGTGCAGAACTCGATCGCGAGTGGCATCACCTACGTCGTCGCCGCCGGCAACGACGCCATCGACGCGTGCGCGCAGTCGCCCGCCCGGGTTCCCGCCGCCATCACCGTCGGCGCGACGCACGGCAACGGTCAGCGCGCGTTCTTCTCCAACTACGGCAGCTGCCTCGACATCTTCTCGCAAGGCGTGTCCGTACGCTCCGCCTGGCACACGAGCACCACCGCGACCATGGCGCTCAGCGGCACCTCGATGGCCGCGCCGCACATCGCGGCGCTCGCCGCGATGTATCTGTCCAGCAATCGGACCGCCACCCCCGCCCAGGTGCGGGCGGGTGTCATGGCAGGGGCCGCCACGGGGCAGGTCGTCGACCCAGGGCCTGGCTCGCCCAACGTCATGCGGACGGCGTGGCTCGCGCCGTTCCCCAGCCCGCCCGAGCAGCCGTCGATCTCCTGCGAATCGTTCGCGAGTTCGATCCGGTGTTCGGCGACCGTCTCGCGTACGGTCACCATCTCCGGCTGGTTCGTGTCCGGCCTCCCGGCGGAGTCGACGAACCCGCTGTACTTCGGGTGCGTCGTCGGTCAAAGCTATCCGATCCATCTGGTCGCGGGAAACGCCGGTGGTGCCCGAAACAGCCAGACCGTCAACGTCACGTGCAGCAGCGGCCCACCGGTGTGA
- a CDS encoding right-handed parallel beta-helix repeat-containing protein yields MTRTLSVSPQQPGAYPSIGDALATAPDDAVVSVAPGTYYEALFVNDRRVTIVAAQGQGTVTVDASGGAYPTVSCTGGRVELRDLVLRSADAPTVSVDRGRLTMTGCEVSAGFGAAINVGGRSEFTLDRCRVTAGRYGLVVEDADGTVDGCEFTDLAEDGMIVRIGAAPTIRSTTITRCGNRGVYVYQYGKPTLETCDISQTGGAGVAAAHQSAPVLRRCRIRDTRGPAVSFGRGCRGSVEECSTENTAVPAIEVAEGAEPTIVTGTAGKRAVFGTAAAQVGGEQDTARAEELLAELDAMVGLESVKDEVRALIDEIQVNEWRRSAGLPVSAVSHHLIFAGAPGTGKTTVARIYGELLAALGALPGGPFREVSRRDLVGQYLGHTAEKTAAVFEQSRGGVLFIDEAYTLSRSFGSGGDFGQEAIDTLVKLMEDHRDEIAVIAAGYTGEMLTFLDANPGLASRFAKTVEFGNYSPRQLVVIVERMAAGDEYLLADGVADVLLDHFSLVERDQNFGNAREARRLFEGVRKAQAQRLRQSGRRPSLDELRTVAVADVRTAAGR; encoded by the coding sequence ATGACGCGCACCCTCTCGGTCTCACCGCAGCAGCCCGGCGCCTATCCGTCGATCGGTGACGCCCTGGCGACCGCGCCGGACGACGCCGTGGTCTCCGTCGCCCCCGGCACCTACTACGAGGCCCTGTTCGTCAACGACCGCCGGGTGACGATCGTGGCCGCCCAGGGGCAGGGAACGGTCACCGTGGACGCCTCCGGTGGCGCCTATCCGACCGTCTCCTGCACCGGCGGCCGGGTCGAATTGCGGGATCTGGTGCTGCGCTCCGCGGACGCGCCGACCGTGTCGGTGGATCGGGGCCGCCTGACCATGACCGGCTGCGAGGTGAGCGCCGGGTTCGGTGCCGCGATCAACGTGGGCGGCCGGTCGGAGTTCACCCTCGACCGGTGCCGGGTCACCGCCGGCCGGTACGGCCTGGTGGTCGAGGACGCCGACGGCACGGTCGACGGATGCGAGTTCACCGATCTGGCCGAAGACGGGATGATCGTCCGGATCGGCGCGGCGCCGACCATCCGGTCCACGACGATCACCCGGTGCGGCAACCGGGGCGTCTACGTCTACCAGTACGGCAAGCCGACTCTGGAGACGTGCGACATCTCCCAGACCGGCGGTGCCGGTGTGGCAGCCGCCCACCAGAGCGCCCCGGTGCTGCGACGCTGCCGGATCCGCGACACCCGTGGACCGGCGGTGTCGTTCGGGCGCGGCTGCCGGGGCAGCGTCGAGGAGTGCAGCACCGAGAACACCGCCGTACCGGCCATCGAGGTGGCCGAGGGCGCCGAGCCGACGATCGTCACCGGTACGGCCGGCAAGCGGGCCGTGTTCGGTACGGCGGCCGCCCAGGTCGGTGGCGAACAGGACACCGCCCGTGCCGAGGAGCTGCTGGCCGAACTGGACGCGATGGTCGGGTTGGAGTCCGTCAAGGACGAGGTCCGGGCGCTGATCGACGAGATCCAGGTCAACGAGTGGCGACGCAGCGCCGGGCTGCCGGTGAGCGCCGTCAGCCACCATCTGATCTTCGCTGGCGCGCCGGGCACCGGTAAGACGACCGTCGCCCGGATCTACGGCGAGTTGCTGGCGGCGCTCGGCGCGTTGCCGGGCGGGCCGTTCCGGGAGGTGTCCCGGCGGGATCTGGTCGGCCAATATCTCGGCCACACGGCGGAAAAGACGGCGGCGGTCTTCGAGCAGTCCCGGGGCGGTGTGCTGTTCATCGACGAGGCGTACACGCTGTCGCGGTCGTTCGGCAGCGGCGGCGACTTCGGCCAGGAGGCGATCGACACCCTGGTCAAGTTGATGGAGGACCACCGGGACGAGATCGCGGTGATCGCCGCCGGCTACACCGGGGAGATGTTGACCTTTCTGGACGCCAACCCCGGTCTGGCGTCCCGGTTCGCCAAGACGGTCGAGTTCGGCAACTATTCGCCGCGGCAACTGGTGGTGATCGTCGAGCGGATGGCGGCCGGCGACGAATACCTGCTGGCCGACGGGGTGGCCGACGTCCTGCTCGACCATTTCTCGCTGGTCGAGCGGGACCAGAACTTCGGCAACGCCCGCGAGGCGCGCAGGCTCTTCGAGGGGGTACGCAAGGCGCAGGCGCAGCGCCTGCGCCAGTCGGGCCGGCGGCCCAGCCTCGACGAGCTGCGTACGGTCGCGGTGGCCGATGTGCGCACGGCGGCCGGCCGATGA
- the eccE gene encoding type VII secretion protein EccE — protein MSTTGPALRATARPVSGPPGWSAGQPTSGAVAGSGAATASGSSVVARAAVPPPPGTAGPGSAAGFGGGLAATAAATGATGATGTAAAAGRIRPRRPRPHTGPFTLGQLVCWQLAAATILAAAGRGTMTLLVTATIAVAVVAPTVIRLRGRWLYRWIAIWLRYRTRSRRLPAGGGNPAADLLRFVEDSAELTDVEFDGRPAAAISHRGGLCAVFELDPSDGSVFVGSALHLPSPAALLPAADPAAHPVTVQLLVQVTPAPWASTGRGLVERSYRELTGGDVPTHRRAWLVVQAPRTPDVYSDGALRPVLASALRRTGRQLKQDRLPARTLGRDELLAAIGYLAQLPSDLAGANLYGTASNRTAAQETWQTWWSGETPQVCRRLTRWPELPWHLDDVLRQLPMVATVVSIAVARESTGRPTTVADDDAEIMVTAAVRLSAPDLATLAAGDRALTDTIRERGGSAERIDGEHKYGLALTLPLGGFPR, from the coding sequence GTGAGCACGACCGGTCCCGCGTTGCGCGCCACGGCGCGGCCGGTCTCCGGGCCGCCTGGCTGGTCGGCCGGCCAACCCACCTCCGGTGCGGTGGCGGGATCGGGCGCCGCCACGGCCAGCGGCAGTTCGGTGGTGGCGCGGGCAGCCGTACCGCCGCCGCCCGGCACCGCCGGCCCGGGATCCGCCGCCGGATTCGGCGGTGGTCTCGCCGCCACCGCCGCTGCCACCGGGGCGACCGGGGCGACCGGGACAGCAGCGGCGGCCGGCCGGATCCGACCTCGGCGACCCCGGCCGCACACCGGTCCGTTCACCCTGGGACAACTGGTCTGCTGGCAACTGGCGGCCGCCACGATCCTGGCCGCCGCCGGGCGGGGCACGATGACGCTACTGGTGACCGCGACGATCGCCGTCGCGGTGGTGGCACCGACGGTGATCCGGCTGCGCGGGCGATGGCTCTACCGGTGGATCGCGATCTGGCTGCGCTACCGGACACGGTCCCGACGGCTACCCGCCGGTGGCGGAAACCCGGCCGCCGACCTGCTGCGGTTCGTCGAGGACAGCGCCGAGTTGACCGACGTCGAGTTCGACGGGCGGCCGGCGGCGGCGATCAGCCATCGCGGTGGGCTGTGCGCGGTGTTCGAGCTGGACCCGTCCGACGGTTCGGTGTTCGTCGGGTCGGCGCTGCACCTGCCGTCACCGGCGGCGCTGCTGCCGGCCGCCGACCCGGCGGCGCATCCGGTCACGGTGCAACTGCTGGTACAGGTGACACCGGCACCGTGGGCGAGCACCGGGCGTGGGCTGGTGGAACGGTCGTACCGTGAGCTCACCGGCGGGGACGTTCCCACGCATCGACGCGCCTGGCTGGTGGTGCAGGCACCGCGTACGCCGGACGTGTACTCGGACGGGGCGTTGCGGCCGGTGCTGGCGTCGGCGCTGCGGCGGACCGGCCGGCAGTTGAAACAGGACCGGCTACCGGCCCGGACGCTGGGCCGCGACGAACTGCTCGCCGCGATCGGCTATCTCGCCCAGCTGCCGAGCGATCTTGCCGGTGCCAACCTGTACGGCACGGCCAGCAACCGTACGGCCGCTCAGGAGACCTGGCAGACCTGGTGGAGCGGCGAGACGCCCCAGGTGTGCCGGCGGTTGACCCGCTGGCCCGAGCTGCCGTGGCACCTCGACGACGTACTCCGGCAGCTGCCGATGGTCGCCACGGTGGTGTCGATCGCGGTGGCCAGGGAGTCGACCGGCCGGCCGACCACCGTCGCCGACGACGACGCGGAGATCATGGTCACCGCGGCCGTCCGGCTCAGCGCGCCGGACCTGGCGACGCTGGCGGCGGGCGACCGGGCGCTGACCGACACGATACGCGAACGTGGCGGGTCGGCGGAACGGATCGACGGGGAGCACAAGTACGGGCTCGCCCTCACGCTTCCCCTCGGGGGGTTTCCACGGTGA
- a CDS encoding FtsX-like permease family protein: MIRPATLLRLARAGTRTDTARIALTGFAAALATLAFLAAATVIAVPTVVDQRNNRSPQYGPALLAEAGLRPGVAATLLLLAIPVLALAGQCARLGAPARNSRLAAIRLAGGTPGQVRAIAATETGLAAGIGALVGLAAYLIGRELLHRPDANGLLPLPTDVLPPVWALLAIVAGIPLLATVVAAAMLRQVTISPYGVHRRVRERRPGIWPGLLIVGGVVVSFLIRPLVEWIHRQQLGIPLWVVAVLAFTGALATAIGVAGGTGWISYATGRLLLRAGRGPATLLAARRLLTDPWHGARTFAGLLVCILFGAGTAGYGAYMTTEFDAWEQADRQLAEQAGQPYYPTEYDFYLNAVTLVQLAVLLGLIVAAGGLAVAVAESVVSRRRAHAALVATGVPRSVLARSILIQALAPLVPASLLALASGVTMARGLGTEVSSGARSLGYCEPADACRTAADWEQYGRILETPGVTLGVPIPFADLAVLGGVGLLAALATAGFGLLFLRGTTDLAELRSG, from the coding sequence GTGATCCGCCCGGCCACCCTGCTGCGGCTGGCCCGCGCCGGCACCCGCACCGACACCGCCCGGATCGCACTGACCGGATTCGCGGCGGCCCTGGCGACGCTCGCCTTCCTCGCCGCCGCCACCGTCATCGCCGTACCCACCGTCGTCGACCAGCGCAACAACCGATCCCCGCAGTACGGGCCCGCGCTGCTCGCCGAAGCCGGCCTACGCCCCGGAGTGGCCGCCACCCTGCTGCTGCTCGCGATCCCGGTGCTCGCCCTGGCCGGACAGTGCGCCCGGCTCGGTGCGCCGGCCCGCAACAGCCGACTGGCCGCCATCCGGCTGGCCGGCGGCACCCCCGGCCAGGTACGGGCGATCGCCGCCACCGAGACCGGACTGGCCGCCGGCATCGGCGCGCTGGTCGGACTCGCCGCATACCTGATCGGGCGCGAACTGCTGCACCGGCCCGACGCCAACGGCCTGCTGCCGCTGCCCACCGACGTGCTGCCCCCGGTCTGGGCACTGCTCGCCATCGTCGCCGGCATCCCGCTGCTCGCCACCGTCGTCGCCGCCGCGATGCTGCGGCAGGTCACCATCTCGCCGTACGGTGTGCACCGGCGGGTACGGGAACGCCGACCCGGCATCTGGCCCGGCCTGCTGATCGTCGGCGGCGTGGTGGTCAGCTTCCTGATCCGGCCGCTCGTCGAGTGGATTCACCGGCAGCAGCTGGGCATCCCGCTCTGGGTCGTCGCGGTGCTCGCCTTCACCGGAGCACTGGCGACCGCGATCGGAGTCGCCGGCGGCACCGGCTGGATCTCGTACGCCACCGGACGGCTACTGCTGCGGGCCGGCCGAGGACCCGCCACCCTGCTGGCCGCCCGGCGGCTGCTCACCGACCCGTGGCACGGTGCGCGTACCTTCGCCGGGCTGCTGGTCTGCATCCTGTTCGGGGCCGGTACGGCCGGCTACGGCGCCTACATGACGACCGAGTTCGACGCCTGGGAACAGGCCGACCGGCAACTCGCCGAACAGGCGGGCCAGCCCTACTATCCGACCGAGTACGACTTCTATCTCAACGCGGTCACCCTGGTCCAGCTGGCGGTGCTGCTCGGGCTGATCGTCGCCGCCGGTGGGCTCGCCGTCGCGGTCGCCGAGAGCGTGGTCAGTCGTCGCCGGGCGCACGCCGCGCTGGTCGCCACCGGGGTGCCGAGATCTGTGCTGGCCCGCTCGATCCTGATCCAAGCCCTCGCCCCGCTGGTCCCGGCGAGCCTGCTCGCGCTCGCTTCCGGGGTGACGATGGCCCGGGGCCTCGGCACCGAGGTCTCATCCGGCGCCCGCAGCCTGGGCTACTGCGAACCGGCGGACGCCTGCCGGACGGCAGCCGACTGGGAGCAGTACGGCCGGATCCTCGAAACACCTGGGGTGACTCTCGGCGTGCCGATCCCGTTCGCCGATCTGGCCGTACTCGGCGGAGTGGGTCTGCTGGCCGCTCTCGCGACCGCCGGATTCGGCCTGCTGTTCCTGCGCGGCACCACCGACCTGGCGGAACTACGGTCCGGCTGA
- a CDS encoding ABC transporter ATP-binding protein — MNTPLLQGRGIVRSYGSTPALRGVTLDVAEGEIVAVTGPSGCGKSTLLHCLAGILRPDAGEVLYRDQRVDLLSESARAVLRRTEFGVLFQFGQLVPELTAGENVALPLLLAGTGRRAARTAALTWLDRLGVAELVDTVPGAMSGGQQQRCAMARAMVTEPRVLFADEPTGALDSLAGEQVLTQLVRLAREQRTTVVLVTHEARVAGYADREITLRDGEIDPAGLGRAVTLVAGS; from the coding sequence GTGAACACACCACTGCTCCAGGGCCGGGGCATCGTCCGCTCCTACGGATCCACCCCCGCCCTGCGCGGCGTCACCCTCGACGTCGCCGAAGGCGAGATCGTCGCGGTCACCGGACCCAGCGGCTGCGGAAAGTCCACCCTGCTGCACTGCCTCGCCGGCATCCTGCGCCCCGACGCCGGCGAAGTGCTCTACCGCGACCAGCGCGTCGACCTGCTGTCGGAGTCGGCGCGCGCGGTGCTGCGGCGGACCGAATTCGGGGTGCTGTTCCAGTTCGGCCAACTCGTCCCCGAGCTGACCGCCGGGGAGAACGTCGCGCTTCCGCTGCTCCTCGCCGGCACGGGGCGGCGAGCGGCGCGGACCGCGGCGCTCACCTGGCTCGACCGGCTCGGCGTCGCCGAACTGGTCGACACCGTACCGGGGGCGATGTCCGGCGGACAGCAGCAGCGCTGCGCCATGGCCCGCGCCATGGTCACCGAACCACGGGTGCTGTTCGCCGACGAACCGACCGGAGCACTCGACTCCCTCGCCGGTGAACAGGTGCTCACCCAACTGGTCCGGCTCGCCCGCGAGCAGCGTACGACCGTCGTCCTGGTCACCCACGAGGCCCGGGTCGCCGGTTACGCCGACCGGGAAATCACCCTGCGCGACGGCGAGATCGACCCGGCCGGGCTCGGCCGGGCCGTCACCCTGGTCGCCGGCTCGTGA
- a CDS encoding PadR family transcriptional regulator, with protein MSTTHVLLGLLSQGARHGYELKRDHDQRLPGAKPLAFGQVYATLGRLQRDGLVTEAQRDRAGGPDRTSYALTDAGRAALDQWLDAVEPPAPHVTSTLLAKVTVALLAADADRARRYLTAQRQAHTERLRELTRAKTAPDATLGEVVAADYAINHLDADLRWLDTTVGRVADLHREAHQ; from the coding sequence GTGTCCACCACCCACGTCCTGCTCGGACTGCTGTCCCAGGGCGCCCGACACGGGTACGAGCTGAAACGCGACCACGACCAGCGACTACCCGGCGCCAAACCGCTGGCCTTCGGCCAGGTCTACGCCACCCTCGGCCGACTCCAGCGCGACGGCCTCGTCACCGAGGCGCAACGCGACCGCGCCGGCGGGCCGGACCGCACCTCGTACGCCCTCACCGACGCCGGCCGCGCCGCACTCGACCAGTGGCTCGACGCCGTCGAACCACCGGCCCCGCACGTCACCAGCACCCTGCTGGCCAAGGTGACCGTGGCGCTGCTCGCCGCCGACGCCGACCGGGCCCGCCGCTACCTGACCGCCCAACGACAGGCACACACCGAACGACTGCGCGAACTCACCCGCGCCAAGACCGCCCCCGACGCCACCCTCGGCGAGGTCGTCGCCGCCGACTACGCCATCAACCACCTCGACGCCGACCTGCGGTGGCTGGACACCACCGTGGGCCGCGTCGCCGACCTGCACCGGGAGGCACACCAGTGA
- a CDS encoding erythromycin esterase family protein → MLGEASHGTHEFYAWRAAITRRLIVERGFSLVAVEGDWPDCDRVDRSVRGRSDAPSDPGEALHTFERWPTWMWANDEVVDFCRWLRRHNDSVGESARVGFHGLDVYSLWESLREILVFLREHRPDQVPAALAAYRCFEPYGTDPQDYASALRLVPAGCEAEVVDLLVRLRRQAAADGAGSFAAWQNAEVVAGAERYYRALTAGGRLSWNVRDRHMDDTLDRLLTHYGPAAKAVVWAHNTHVGDARATDMVDLGEVNIGQLARERYGPEQVVLVGFGTYQGTVVAGGHWGAPMRLMPVPPARPGSLEAELAAAAVPPQALFVFPPDSRAQLLTDELDHRAIGVVYQPQRERWGNYVPTVLADRYDAFVWCARSRGVRPLRTPHVDLRELETFPSGV, encoded by the coding sequence ATGCTCGGCGAGGCCAGCCACGGCACGCACGAGTTCTACGCGTGGCGGGCGGCGATCACCCGTCGGCTGATCGTCGAACGCGGCTTCTCGCTGGTCGCGGTCGAGGGCGACTGGCCCGACTGCGACCGGGTGGACCGCAGCGTACGGGGCCGCTCCGACGCCCCGTCCGACCCCGGCGAGGCGCTGCACACCTTCGAGCGGTGGCCGACCTGGATGTGGGCCAACGACGAGGTGGTCGACTTCTGCCGCTGGCTGCGCCGGCACAACGACTCGGTCGGCGAGTCCGCCCGGGTCGGCTTCCACGGCCTGGACGTCTACTCCCTGTGGGAGTCGCTGCGGGAGATCCTGGTCTTCCTGCGCGAACACCGCCCGGACCAGGTGCCGGCCGCGTTGGCCGCGTACCGCTGCTTCGAACCGTACGGAACCGACCCGCAGGACTACGCGTCGGCGCTGCGGCTGGTCCCGGCCGGCTGCGAGGCCGAGGTGGTCGACCTGCTGGTCCGGCTGCGTCGGCAGGCCGCCGCCGACGGGGCCGGCAGCTTCGCCGCCTGGCAGAACGCCGAGGTCGTCGCGGGTGCCGAACGCTACTACCGGGCGCTGACGGCGGGCGGCCGGCTCTCCTGGAACGTCCGCGACCGGCACATGGACGACACCCTCGACCGGCTCCTCACCCACTACGGTCCGGCCGCCAAGGCGGTGGTCTGGGCGCACAACACCCACGTCGGTGACGCCCGGGCCACCGACATGGTCGACCTCGGTGAGGTCAACATCGGCCAGTTGGCCCGCGAGCGGTACGGGCCGGAGCAGGTGGTGCTGGTCGGCTTCGGCACCTACCAGGGCACCGTGGTGGCCGGCGGACACTGGGGAGCGCCGATGCGGCTGATGCCCGTACCGCCGGCCCGGCCCGGCTCCCTGGAGGCCGAACTGGCGGCGGCGGCCGTCCCGCCGCAGGCCTTGTTCGTGTTCCCGCCCGACAGCCGGGCGCAGCTGCTCACCGACGAGCTCGACCACCGGGCGATCGGGGTGGTCTACCAGCCGCAGCGGGAGCGGTGGGGCAACTACGTGCCGACCGTGCTCGCCGACCGGTACGACGCGTTCGTGTGGTGCGCCCGCAGTCGCGGGGTACGGCCACTGCGCACCCCGCACGTCGACCTGCGCGAACTGGAGACCTTTCCCTCCGGCGTCTGA
- a CDS encoding FGGY-family carbohydrate kinase — translation MAADPAGPYLLGVDVGTSSTKGALTTPDGKVLQTAVRPHGVSRPRPGWVEHDPDRIWWDEFVSVTRELLAGAPSGAVAGVAVSGIGPCLLPTTAAGDPLRPAILYGVDTRATAEIAELNQAYGPEVLLARGGSPLTSQAIGPKLLWLRRHEPQVWQRTQRFMMASSLLVHRLTGEYVLDHHSASQCDPLYDIDRGGWATDLADEIAPGLRLPRLSWPTDVVGRVSDAAAAETGLPAGTPVTAGTIDAWAEAVSVGATRPGDLMLMYGTTMFLIRVVDRPVRHSGLWATTGVLPGSHCLAAGMATSGAAVEWLRDLTGGPEYAQLTAQAAAVPAGSDGLLVLPYFAGERTPIFDDRARGVIAGLTLDHGRGHLYRALLEATAYGVRHNLATMAEATEPARRVIAVGGGARSLWTQIVSDVTGRTQSIPRQTIGASYGDAFLAGVGVGLTTAADDWTRWAGEVHPDPGTVARYQQYYWAYRELYPATRPITHRLADLASADPAGTPGPAAR, via the coding sequence ATGGCCGCTGACCCCGCCGGCCCGTACCTGCTCGGGGTGGACGTCGGGACGTCGTCCACAAAGGGCGCGCTGACCACCCCGGACGGGAAAGTGCTACAGACCGCCGTCCGACCCCACGGGGTGTCCCGGCCCAGACCTGGCTGGGTCGAACACGACCCGGACCGAATCTGGTGGGACGAGTTCGTCTCGGTCACCCGGGAACTGCTGGCCGGTGCCCCGTCGGGCGCGGTCGCCGGCGTGGCGGTCAGCGGCATCGGCCCGTGCCTGCTACCCACAACCGCAGCCGGCGACCCACTACGGCCGGCCATCCTCTACGGCGTCGACACCCGGGCCACCGCCGAAATCGCCGAACTCAACCAGGCGTACGGGCCGGAAGTCCTGCTGGCGCGCGGCGGCAGCCCGCTGACCAGCCAGGCGATCGGCCCCAAGCTGCTGTGGCTACGCCGACACGAACCGCAGGTCTGGCAGCGGACCCAGCGATTCATGATGGCCAGCTCGTTGCTGGTGCACCGACTCACCGGCGAATACGTCCTCGACCACCACTCGGCCAGTCAGTGCGATCCGCTCTACGACATCGATCGCGGCGGCTGGGCCACCGACCTGGCCGACGAGATCGCCCCCGGACTGCGCCTGCCCCGGCTGTCCTGGCCCACCGACGTGGTCGGCCGGGTCAGTGACGCGGCGGCGGCGGAAACGGGGCTGCCGGCCGGCACCCCGGTGACGGCCGGCACCATCGACGCCTGGGCCGAAGCGGTCAGCGTCGGTGCCACCCGACCCGGGGACCTGATGCTGATGTACGGCACCACGATGTTCCTGATCCGGGTCGTCGACCGGCCGGTCCGCCATTCGGGTCTGTGGGCCACCACCGGCGTACTGCCGGGCAGTCACTGCCTGGCCGCCGGCATGGCCACCTCCGGCGCGGCCGTCGAGTGGTTGCGGGACCTGACCGGTGGACCGGAGTACGCGCAGCTCACCGCGCAGGCCGCAGCGGTGCCGGCCGGCTCGGACGGGCTCCTCGTCCTGCCGTACTTCGCCGGTGAACGGACGCCGATCTTCGACGACCGGGCGCGGGGAGTGATCGCCGGACTGACTCTCGACCACGGTCGCGGCCATCTGTACCGGGCGCTGCTGGAAGCCACCGCGTACGGCGTCCGACACAACCTGGCGACGATGGCCGAGGCGACCGAGCCCGCGCGGCGGGTGATCGCCGTCGGAGGTGGTGCCCGCAGCCTGTGGACACAGATCGTCTCCGACGTCACCGGACGCACCCAGTCGATCCCTCGGCAGACCATCGGCGCGAGCTACGGCGACGCGTTCCTGGCCGGAGTCGGCGTCGGACTGACCACCGCTGCCGACGACTGGACCAGATGGGCCGGCGAGGTTCACCCCGACCCCGGTACCGTGGCCCGCTACCAGCAGTACTACTGGGCGTACCGGGAGCTGTATCCGGCTACCCGGCCGATCACGCACCGGCTCGCCGACCTGGCGTCCGCTGACCCCGCTGGCACCCCTGGCCCCGCCGCGCGGTGA